gggatattaaaaattttgaatttaggagtcccgtgggacgtaacaaCATGTTGACTGAACTATTAGAATTTCTGTTCACCTTCTTTGAAAATCATAATTCAGGAGTCATTTGATTAGAAATGACCCCTAGGAACTTTTTGAGAGATTCGGAGTGGCGGAACAACAAATTGCAAAAGTTATCAACAATTCAGTGAAATAAAACACGAAGAATTGGTTCTCCGTCAATATTTCGGAAACTATCGCAGATATCagaattcgaaagaaagaTTCTAAAAGAGCGGTAAATTTCCTACGAAAAAGTCTCACCTCCCGAAACTCAACCGCCATTATCTAAAATGATAATATCCATTCGAGATATTCGCGAACAACCAAACccactttttcttccatcattTTTAATAACTCTTTTAATTTGTTGTTCTGCCACTACGAATTTCGCAAAAAGTTTCCCGGTGTCATTTCGGAACGAATAGATAGTTGATGAAATATTAGCATTGATAAATCTTGAAAATCAATTCTATCAAGAAACGATTCTTCGCctcaaaattattgttattatcaatgATTAGACtgccagaaattttttttaaagatcTTGTAAATAAtgcatttgtttataacaatttctcaaaaaatattagtgaaaaattgaaaaaaaattattttcgtgtAGAGTTTGATAGTGAGAATACGCAATAGTCATAATATTCGAGAAATaggaatttatttgttttattcacgattttaattttttcatttcttagattgttgataaaaaagtggaaaatcaaaattttccaacggggATCTTTTCTCAAGCCTTTGAAAAATAGCTCCAGGcactgaaaaaaatctcaggtCTTCAGTTCAACAATTATCATGGTTTTTATATTCAGTTGTgacttgtaaaaaaaaattggtcaacgattgaaaaattggggaaaatttttttttcccacggaTTATTGTTCGTTCAAGAAACCGgaaggtataaaatttttttcatttattcattttcatatttgattggtaaaactaattttttttgttcaagttGCCGAATCGGTCGGTGCGCGCGGAACTCACTTCATCCGTTTTTAGCTCTATTTCCACCGCAAAATTGATATCATAAAAAACGGCGGTCGAGTTTCGGGAGGTGGGACTTTTTCGTGGAAAATTTCCCGCTCTTGAAGAatcttttcttcgattctcgATATCGAACTTAGGCTGGTTCGATTCGTTTCTTCTGTCCGAACGTATCCGagtcgaaatttcctctgtccaaacgatCCCTGGGCAGAAAATCTCTGTAGAGACGagttctgtccaaacgaatcACTTCCAAAAGAACTTGCGGCAGAAAATAAATCCTTTTCATCATAACCTACGTATCTCCCGACATAAAACAGCAAAAAGAAAGTTCACAAACTCTtctctaaagaaaaaaacacattttttCCGCATCTTTTCCCCATGTATTTTCACCTGACAGATTTGATTCCAAAACCGCCACATGACGTCGGTCAAATTGTGGCCGTTGGAGTTGATTTAAAATCATCTTCACCGGATGTATACAgggtgtataaaaattatcactttacCGCGCAGTTAATTTTCTCGGCTCAAAATTTGTATTCGAAAACTTAGTCGTGACCTGGGGGAACCAGAGGTAAAAATTTCCTTATTGGCTAGAGGAAATCTACTCAAAATCTCAGATTCAAaattctctgaaaaaaaattcaccgagttaACAAACACCGAAAAGTAATGACCCGTGTGCACCAAATGGCCCATTCAAAActtttgttcttttcaaagaaaatgttttcacttcaaatttcaaattcatgatCGATTTTCcaactaaaaattttcgtagatTTTAACCGATCTCGAGTTGTGAGAGGTGAGTCGACCTGGCAGAGCTGTGACACGTCATTTCGATACACCCTCTACATTGATGATCAAAACTATGATCATATCAATATGCAATAAGCTTATTTCTGTTAGGTTGCCGTAGTGACGGGTGCATCGTCGGGCATCGGTGCAGCCGTGGCGAAAGCTTTGGTGAAGAAAGGATTGACGGTGATCGGCCTGGCAAGACGGAAAGATCGCGTGCTTCGTTTGAATGCAGAGCTGTCCGATTGCCCCGGCACTTTATGTGCCCGTGAATGCGATCTGAGCAAGGAGGAAAATATCTTGGAAGCCTtccgttggatcaaagatgAATGGGGAGGGGTCGATGTCCTCGTCAACAACGCCGGCGTTCTTCGATTGTCAACGTTGACGGGTGAAGATCAGCTTAACTTCGATCGATATCAGTCCCTTTAGGATATTGCAATTTATTAGGTCATCGCCAGTCAAGCGATGATTGGCTCGTGGCGGATATTATGGGTTCTTTTCGATCCGGAGGGTTTCTAATCCGATTTTGTGATTCGTTAGACGGCAGTACCGACGATTGGAGGCAAACCTTGGACGTGAATGTCTTGGCAGTTTGTATCTGCGTAAGGGAGTGTCTCAAATTGATGGAGAATCGCCCGTTCGGGCACATTATCAACGTATGCAGGTGCCCGATTACTTGCGAACTGCATTATGCTTGTATTTCCTCTTCAAATCATGACGCGCTGTCCCTCCAAAGTCACCGTAAGAATGCAagaaaaatagggaaaaattgtaataattaaagtTAATGTTCCTGTGATAACTTTCACTCTGTGTGATTTTGTTTAAACTTTTTATtgatcattcatttatttgttttttttttttttttctttctttaaccTTCAGCGTATGGCTATACAAGCCGCATAGTAGCGAGTGTTGATATTTTCGGCATTATTTGTGGACTTATGTTATCTACGTTTG
The sequence above is a segment of the Athalia rosae chromosome 5, iyAthRosa1.1, whole genome shotgun sequence genome. Coding sequences within it:
- the LOC105683001 gene encoding farnesol dehydrogenase-like, producing MERWAGKVAVVTGASSGIGAAVAKALVKKGLTVIGLARRKDRVLRLNAELSDCPGTLCARECDLSKEENILEAFRWIKDEWGGVDVLVNNAGVLRLSTLTDGSTDDWRQTLDVNVLAVCICVRECLKLMENRPFGHIINVCSVAGHRVPNLIPLFLNVYPASKHAVRAISDTLRLECTRDKRKIKVTNLSPGTVATEIVKDAENLSERLSAEDIAELGRHTVYLQPQDVADAVSYVLETPPHVEIRELIIEPLGALF